A single Fundulus heteroclitus isolate FHET01 unplaced genomic scaffold, MU-UCD_Fhet_4.1 scaffold_38, whole genome shotgun sequence DNA region contains:
- the dkk3a gene encoding dickkopf-related protein 3a produces MMRSILPVLALTAVCNGILPEISESGINHIVEGPSELDRVFVNQLLEEDPQQKADDAPPQANNSVSPHPSDLPQSHPNETDNVTDEHSVPSSAGQETNNITAPTAPADDLDNDIDQGCVTNDDCGKGRYCLSDTHKSKCRPCKDTDMSCTKDEECCGDQMCVWGQCTQNATKGEAGSTCHYQTDCRPDLCCALHKTLLFPVCSAKPIERERCFGVSNNLMELLSWDAQDNKPRRHCPCAGDLQCQHLGRGSMCLKAEDSSEEDLTDSLYSEIDYIL; encoded by the exons ATGATGCGATCTATCCTCCCAGTTTTGGCGCTGACAGCGGTCTGCAACGGCATCCTTCCCGAGATATCAGAGTCGGGGATCAATCACATCGTGGAGGGACCGTCGGAGCTGGACCGCGTCTTTGTCAACCAACTGCTGGAGGAAGATCCGCAGCAAAAGGCTGACGACGCGCCTCCCCAG GCAAACAACAGTGTCAGCCCTCATCCCAGTGACCTTCCTCAGAGTCATCCCAATGAGACTGATAATGTGACTGATGAGCACTCTGTGCCATCCTCTGCAGGACAG GAGACAAACAACATTACTGCTCCGACTGCCCCAGCCGATGACCTGGATAACGACATCGATCAA GGATGCGTCACGAATGACGACTGTGGGAAAGGAAGGTATTGCCTCTCTGACACCCATAAGTCCAAGTGTCGGCCGTGTAAAGACACCGATATG TCTTGTACTAAAGACGAGGAGTGCTGCGGTGACcagatgtgtgtgtggggtCAGTGCACCCAAAATGCCACCAAAGGAGAAGCTGGCAGCACTTGTCATTACCAGACTGACTGTAGGCCGGATCTTTGCTGTGCTCTTCATAAAA CCCTGCTCTTCCCTGTCTGTTCGGCCAAGCCGATTGAACGCGAACGCTGCTTTGGCGTCTCCAACAACCTGatggagctgctctcctgggaCGCCCAGGACAATAAACCCAGGAGACACTGTCCATGTGCAGGAGATCTTCAGTGCCAGCACCTGGG GCGAGGGTCCATGTGCCTGAAAGCAGAGGACTCAAGCGAAGAGGACCTGACGGACTCTCTGTACTCGGAAATCGACTACATCCTTTAG